A window of the Synechococcus sp. M16.1 genome harbors these coding sequences:
- the psbA gene encoding photosystem II q(b) protein, whose product MSTAIRSGRQSNWEAFCQWVTDTNNRIYVGWFGVLMIPCLLAATICFTIAFIAAPPVDIDGIREPVAGSLIYGNNIISGAVIPSSNAIGLHFYPIWEAASLDEWLYNGGPYQLVCFHFLIGISAYMGRQWELSYRLGMRPWICVAYSAPLSAAMAVFLVYPFGQGSFSDGMPLGISGTFNFMLVFQAEHNILMHPFHMLGVAGVFGGSLFSAMHGSLVTSSLVRETTEAESQNYGYKFGQEEETYNIVAAHGYFGRLIFQYASFNNSRSLHFFLGAWPVVGIWFTSMGISTMAFNLNGFNFNQSILDSQGRVLNTWADVLNRANLGMEVQHERNAHNFPLDLAAAESTPVALQAPAIG is encoded by the coding sequence ATGTCCACCGCAATTCGCAGCGGACGCCAGAGCAATTGGGAAGCCTTTTGTCAGTGGGTGACCGACACCAACAACCGCATCTATGTGGGTTGGTTCGGCGTGCTGATGATTCCCTGCCTCCTGGCGGCCACCATCTGCTTCACCATTGCCTTTATCGCCGCTCCCCCGGTTGATATCGATGGCATCCGCGAGCCCGTCGCTGGCTCCTTGATCTACGGCAACAACATCATCTCCGGTGCTGTTATTCCGTCTTCAAACGCCATTGGCCTGCACTTCTACCCCATCTGGGAAGCTGCTTCCCTCGATGAGTGGCTGTACAACGGCGGCCCTTATCAGTTGGTCTGCTTCCACTTCCTGATCGGCATTTCCGCCTACATGGGTCGTCAGTGGGAACTCTCCTACCGCCTGGGCATGCGCCCTTGGATCTGCGTCGCTTACAGCGCTCCGCTGTCTGCAGCGATGGCTGTTTTCCTGGTGTACCCCTTCGGTCAGGGTTCCTTCTCTGATGGCATGCCCCTGGGCATCTCTGGCACCTTCAACTTCATGTTGGTGTTCCAGGCTGAGCACAACATCCTGATGCACCCCTTCCACATGCTGGGCGTCGCAGGTGTTTTCGGCGGCAGCCTGTTCTCCGCCATGCACGGCTCCCTGGTGACCTCCTCCTTGGTGCGTGAAACCACCGAGGCTGAGTCCCAGAACTACGGCTACAAGTTCGGCCAAGAGGAAGAGACCTACAACATCGTGGCTGCCCACGGTTACTTCGGTCGCCTGATCTTCCAATACGCCTCCTTCAACAACAGCCGTAGCCTTCACTTCTTCCTGGGCGCCTGGCCTGTTGTCGGCATCTGGTTCACGTCCATGGGCATCAGCACCATGGCCTTCAACCTGAACGGCTTCAACTTCAACCAGTCCATCCTGGATAGTCAGGGCCGCGTCCTGAACACCTGGGCTGATGTGCTGAACCGCGCCAACCTCGGCATGGAAGTGCAGCACGAGCGCAATGCTCACAACTTCCCCCTCGACCTGGCTGCTGCTGAGTCCACTCCTGTGGCTCTGCAGGCTCCTGCCATCGGTTGA
- a CDS encoding hemagglutinin, translated as MTFFDAGVPGSNGTDVVAHHGAATSPPDQDATEQYYVHRHQVDNNLVLEGSRTFTLLNPAWDHPHHIIHLIRAMGALQIPIGTYHRSVSSNEGSLVLNQSMRDHGFDYRTEFVPVRLEEREDLLKAKATVPWIWSWKDGHICRDHDA; from the coding sequence GTGACGTTCTTTGATGCAGGGGTTCCTGGAAGCAATGGCACCGACGTGGTCGCCCACCATGGCGCTGCCACGTCACCCCCTGACCAAGATGCTACAGAGCAGTACTACGTGCACCGTCATCAGGTGGACAACAACCTTGTCCTTGAAGGTTCTCGGACCTTCACGTTGCTCAATCCAGCCTGGGATCATCCCCATCACATCATTCATTTGATCCGAGCGATGGGTGCTCTACAAATCCCTATCGGCACCTATCACCGCTCCGTGTCCAGCAACGAAGGAAGCCTGGTTCTGAACCAGTCCATGCGGGATCACGGATTTGATTACAGAACGGAATTCGTTCCCGTAAGGCTTGAAGAACGCGAGGATCTGCTCAAGGCAAAGGCAACAGTTCCATGGATCTGGAGCTGGAAAGATGGGCACATCTGCAGAGACCACGACGCTTAG
- a CDS encoding OsmC family protein, translating into MTRISCRYTGDLHCSAEHEPSGVSLSTDAPPDHDGRGESFSPTDLLATALGTCILTVMGITAKRRNWSVTDAEASVEKIMSQTGPRKIETLRVWITLPQGLSEEQIQLFRRVVNDCPVKRNLEPSMTIDLIWS; encoded by the coding sequence ATGACTCGCATCTCCTGCCGCTACACCGGCGATCTGCACTGTTCAGCCGAACATGAGCCCTCCGGTGTGTCGTTAAGCACCGATGCTCCTCCTGATCATGACGGGCGAGGAGAAAGCTTTTCACCAACAGATTTATTGGCCACTGCTCTAGGCACTTGCATCTTGACCGTGATGGGAATCACGGCCAAACGCCGTAACTGGTCTGTCACCGATGCAGAAGCATCTGTTGAGAAGATCATGAGCCAAACGGGGCCCCGCAAGATCGAAACTCTTCGGGTATGGATCACCCTGCCCCAAGGCTTATCGGAGGAACAGATTCAGTTATTCAGGCGTGTTGTGAATGACTGCCCGGTGAAACGCAATTTGGAGCCATCCATGACGATTGATTTGATCTGGAGCTAA